One window of the Bos indicus isolate NIAB-ARS_2022 breed Sahiwal x Tharparkar chromosome 15, NIAB-ARS_B.indTharparkar_mat_pri_1.0, whole genome shotgun sequence genome contains the following:
- the LOC139187320 gene encoding tripartite motif-containing protein 5-like isoform X2 produces the protein MASGILMNIQEEVTCPICLELLTEPLSLDCGHTFCQACITANNKESIVGQEGKRSCPVCRVSFEPGNLRPNRHLANIVQRLREVKVSPEVEQERNLCAHHGEKLQLFCEQDGKVICWLCERSQEHRGHNTFLMEDIAPEYQKKLQSCLQRLKGKKQEAEELEIKVREEMSTWKDANVIIKRSETLTLKKPKSFPKEQRRVFRAPDLKGILRVINELTDVQRYWVQVTLNSPKSADVVISPDQRQVRHAFSYQCSNAYWNDNFEDFGVLGSPVITSGRHYWEVDVSKKHAWILGVCGEKCENIMTVPSKLGNCGNGNYPNAFSVYQPKNRNCGNSQNVYSRYQPKNGYWVIGLKRGSVYNAFESSFSGPVILPLSLSVSPQRVGVFLDYEARTVLFLNVTNHGFPIYTFSSCSFPQNIVPYFNPMNCGAPMTLCSPSC, from the exons ATGGCTTCAGGAATCCTGATGAACATACAGGAGGAGGTGACCTGCCCCATTTGCCTGGAGCTTCTGACAGAACCCCTGAGCCTTGACTGTGGCCACACCTTCTGTCAAGCCTGTATCACTGCAAACAACAAGGAATCCATAGTTGGCCAAGAGGGGAAGAGAAGCTGCCCTGTGTGCAGAGTTAGCTTTGAGCCTGGGAACCTGCGGCCTAACAGGCATCTGGCCAATATAGTGCAGAGGCTCCGAGAGGTTAAGGTGAGCCCAGAGGTGGAGCAAGAGAGAAATCTCTGTGCTCACCATGGAGAGAAACTCCAGCTCTTCTGTGAGCAGGATGGGAAGGTCATTTGTTGGCTTTGTGAGCGATCTCAGGAGCACCGAGGTCACAACACATTCCTCATGGAGGACATTGCACCAGAGTACCAG AAAAAGCTCCAATCATGTCTGCAGAGgctgaaggggaaaaaacaggaagCTGAGGAGTTGGAAATTAAAGTCAGAGAAGAGATGTCTACTTGGAAG GATGCGAATGTTATCATAAAAAG GAGTGAAACCTTGACTCTGAAGAAGCCAAAATCTTTCCCCAAGGAACAGAGGAGAGTGTTTCGAGCTCCTGATCTGAAAGGGATACTGCGTGTGATTAATG agCTGACAGATGTGCAACGCTACTGGG TTCAGGTGACCCTGAATTCTCCCAAGAGTGCAGATGTTGTCATTTCTCCGGATCAGAGACAAGTGAGACATGCATTCAGTTACCAATGCTCTAATGCGTATTGGAATGATAATTTTGAAGATTTTGGTGTCCTGGGCTCCCCAGTTATCACATCAGGGAGACATTACTGGGAGGTAGACGTGTCAAAAAAACATGCCTGGATCCTGGGGGTTTGTggtgaaaaatgtgaaaatatcatGACAGTACCATCAAAACTTGGAAATTGTGGAAATGGAAATTATCCAAATGCTTTTTCAGTATATCAACCTAAAAATAGAAATTGTGGAAATTCTCAAAATGTTTATTCAAGATATCAACCTAAAAATGGCTATTGGGTCATAGGGTTAAAACGTGGTTCTGTATATAATGCCTTTGAGTCCTCCTTCTCAGGTCCTGTGATTTTACCCCTCTCCCTGAGTGTTTCTCCCCAGCGTGTTGGGGTTTTCCTAGACTATGAGGCTCGCACTGTCTTATTTCTCAATGTCACCAACCATGGGTTTCCCATTTATACATTCTCTTCATGTTCCTTTCCTCAGAACATAGTTCCATATTTCAATCCTATGAACTGTGGTGCCCCCATGACTCTGTGCTCACCAAGCTGTTGA
- the LOC139187320 gene encoding tripartite motif-containing protein 5-like isoform X1 — translation MASGILMNIQEEVTCPICLELLTEPLSLDCGHTFCQACITANNKESIVGQEGKRSCPVCRVSFEPGNLRPNRHLANIVQRLREVKVSPEVEQERNLCAHHGEKLQLFCEQDGKVICWLCERSQEHRGHNTFLMEDIAPEYQKKLQSCLQRLKGKKQEAEELEIKVREEMSTWKIEIQNEIQNVQGKFTQLRQFLDSEEMKELRKLKDELGVILKELTESENDLVQEKLLVSNLISDVERHLQGSTMELLQDANVIIKRSETLTLKKPKSFPKEQRRVFRAPDLKGILRVINELTDVQRYWVQVTLNSPKSADVVISPDQRQVRHAFSYQCSNAYWNDNFEDFGVLGSPVITSGRHYWEVDVSKKHAWILGVCGEKCENIMTVPSKLGNCGNGNYPNAFSVYQPKNRNCGNSQNVYSRYQPKNGYWVIGLKRGSVYNAFESSFSGPVILPLSLSVSPQRVGVFLDYEARTVLFLNVTNHGFPIYTFSSCSFPQNIVPYFNPMNCGAPMTLCSPSC, via the exons ATGGCTTCAGGAATCCTGATGAACATACAGGAGGAGGTGACCTGCCCCATTTGCCTGGAGCTTCTGACAGAACCCCTGAGCCTTGACTGTGGCCACACCTTCTGTCAAGCCTGTATCACTGCAAACAACAAGGAATCCATAGTTGGCCAAGAGGGGAAGAGAAGCTGCCCTGTGTGCAGAGTTAGCTTTGAGCCTGGGAACCTGCGGCCTAACAGGCATCTGGCCAATATAGTGCAGAGGCTCCGAGAGGTTAAGGTGAGCCCAGAGGTGGAGCAAGAGAGAAATCTCTGTGCTCACCATGGAGAGAAACTCCAGCTCTTCTGTGAGCAGGATGGGAAGGTCATTTGTTGGCTTTGTGAGCGATCTCAGGAGCACCGAGGTCACAACACATTCCTCATGGAGGACATTGCACCAGAGTACCAG AAAAAGCTCCAATCATGTCTGCAGAGgctgaaggggaaaaaacaggaagCTGAGGAGTTGGAAATTAAAGTCAGAGAAGAGATGTCTACTTGGAAG ATTGAAATACAAAATGAGATACAAAATGTCCAGGGAAAGTTTACACAACTAAGACAATTCCTGGACAGTGAGGAGATGAAGGAACTGAGAAAGCTGAAGGATGAGTTGGGAGTTATTCTCAAAGAGCTGACAGAATCTGAGAATGATCTGGTCCAAGAGAAGCTGTTGGTGAGCAATCTCATCTCAGATGTGGAGCGCCATTTGCAGGGATCAACAATGGAGCTGCTGCAG GATGCGAATGTTATCATAAAAAG GAGTGAAACCTTGACTCTGAAGAAGCCAAAATCTTTCCCCAAGGAACAGAGGAGAGTGTTTCGAGCTCCTGATCTGAAAGGGATACTGCGTGTGATTAATG agCTGACAGATGTGCAACGCTACTGGG TTCAGGTGACCCTGAATTCTCCCAAGAGTGCAGATGTTGTCATTTCTCCGGATCAGAGACAAGTGAGACATGCATTCAGTTACCAATGCTCTAATGCGTATTGGAATGATAATTTTGAAGATTTTGGTGTCCTGGGCTCCCCAGTTATCACATCAGGGAGACATTACTGGGAGGTAGACGTGTCAAAAAAACATGCCTGGATCCTGGGGGTTTGTggtgaaaaatgtgaaaatatcatGACAGTACCATCAAAACTTGGAAATTGTGGAAATGGAAATTATCCAAATGCTTTTTCAGTATATCAACCTAAAAATAGAAATTGTGGAAATTCTCAAAATGTTTATTCAAGATATCAACCTAAAAATGGCTATTGGGTCATAGGGTTAAAACGTGGTTCTGTATATAATGCCTTTGAGTCCTCCTTCTCAGGTCCTGTGATTTTACCCCTCTCCCTGAGTGTTTCTCCCCAGCGTGTTGGGGTTTTCCTAGACTATGAGGCTCGCACTGTCTTATTTCTCAATGTCACCAACCATGGGTTTCCCATTTATACATTCTCTTCATGTTCCTTTCCTCAGAACATAGTTCCATATTTCAATCCTATGAACTGTGGTGCCCCCATGACTCTGTGCTCACCAAGCTGTTGA
- the LOC139187320 gene encoding tripartite motif-containing protein 5-like isoform X3, with translation MASGILMNIQEEVTCPICLELLTEPLSLDCGHTFCQACITANNKESIVGQEGKRSCPVCRVSFEPGNLRPNRHLANIVQRLREVKVSPEVEQERNLCAHHGEKLQLFCEQDGKVICWLCERSQEHRGHNTFLMEDIAPEYQKKLQSCLQRLKGKKQEAEELEIKVREEMSTWKIEIQNEIQNVQGKFTQLRQFLDSEEMKELRKLKDELGVILKELTESENDLVQEKLLVSNLISDVERHLQGSTMELLQDANVIIKRSETLTLKKPKSFPKEQRRVFRAPDLKGILRVINGEECYPSGCRRASLIEGKWVGGSNFYVWKETAKPRHYVLMMWSYLWGMTRGLVHPVFRQFTTSSWPFPSSGRK, from the exons ATGGCTTCAGGAATCCTGATGAACATACAGGAGGAGGTGACCTGCCCCATTTGCCTGGAGCTTCTGACAGAACCCCTGAGCCTTGACTGTGGCCACACCTTCTGTCAAGCCTGTATCACTGCAAACAACAAGGAATCCATAGTTGGCCAAGAGGGGAAGAGAAGCTGCCCTGTGTGCAGAGTTAGCTTTGAGCCTGGGAACCTGCGGCCTAACAGGCATCTGGCCAATATAGTGCAGAGGCTCCGAGAGGTTAAGGTGAGCCCAGAGGTGGAGCAAGAGAGAAATCTCTGTGCTCACCATGGAGAGAAACTCCAGCTCTTCTGTGAGCAGGATGGGAAGGTCATTTGTTGGCTTTGTGAGCGATCTCAGGAGCACCGAGGTCACAACACATTCCTCATGGAGGACATTGCACCAGAGTACCAG AAAAAGCTCCAATCATGTCTGCAGAGgctgaaggggaaaaaacaggaagCTGAGGAGTTGGAAATTAAAGTCAGAGAAGAGATGTCTACTTGGAAG ATTGAAATACAAAATGAGATACAAAATGTCCAGGGAAAGTTTACACAACTAAGACAATTCCTGGACAGTGAGGAGATGAAGGAACTGAGAAAGCTGAAGGATGAGTTGGGAGTTATTCTCAAAGAGCTGACAGAATCTGAGAATGATCTGGTCCAAGAGAAGCTGTTGGTGAGCAATCTCATCTCAGATGTGGAGCGCCATTTGCAGGGATCAACAATGGAGCTGCTGCAG GATGCGAATGTTATCATAAAAAG GAGTGAAACCTTGACTCTGAAGAAGCCAAAATCTTTCCCCAAGGAACAGAGGAGAGTGTTTCGAGCTCCTGATCTGAAAGGGATACTGCGTGTGATTAATGGTGAGGAATGCTACCCAAGTGGGTGTAGGAGGGCCTCTTTGATAGAGGGAAAATGGGTAGGAGGCTCCAATTTCTATGTGTGGAAGGAGACAGCAAAGCCCAGACACTATGTGCTAATGATGTGGTCATATTTATGGGGGATGACCAGAGGCTTGGTTCATCCTGTCTTTCGCCAGTTCACTACCTCATCATGGCCATTCCCCTCATCTGGAAGAAAATAG